Within the Plasmodium gaboni strain SY75 chromosome Unknown, whole genome shotgun sequence genome, the region tttatcaaaatGTATATGCTAAGGTTTTATTTAGATGAAAATGGCAAAAGGGTCTATACCGTAAAAgtaagaaaataaaataaaataaaataaaatatatatataaaaagtaaaaaataaataaaattaaatgataatcttaatgtatatatttatgaatatttgAGCTTTACAACACATACAATTTGATATCCtatataatgtaatatatatatatatacatatatataatatatgtataatttttatttttattttttagcCTGTTGTTAATGGTAAAGTTACTTTTTCGGCTCATCCTTGTAGATTTTCACCAGACGATAAATTTTCATCCCACagaataaatattaagAAAAGATTCAACTTactataatttttaataatttacaaaaaaaaaaaaaaaggcaaaaaaaaatgggTATATAGACAAATTATTACTTCATAAAAACATTacaaaaatttaatttgtAAAATCAAAAAGGAATAGGGaaataatgatattttatctttgtaatttattttaaaattattttagaaatatttattttagatttattacattaattaaaaaaaaaaaaaaattataaaaataatagaataaataacaataaataaataattca harbors:
- a CDS encoding putative H/ACA ribonucleoprotein complex subunit 3 encodes the protein MYMLRFYLDENGKRVYTVKPVVNGKVTFSAHPCRFSPDDKFSSHRINIKKRFNLL